The DNA sequence CGTGCCCCATAACCGAAACCTTACGACCTTTGTAAGTACCCGTGTAACCAAACATATTACGAACATCACACACCTGAACCACTTCTTCTAAGAAGGTTTCAGCGATGTATTTAGCACGTAGCGGATCGCCTGGCATTAGAACTACGTCAGCGAAATCACCCATTTCAGCATTAATATGTGGAGTAGCCATTGAAAATATCCTTAATCTCAAAACAAAAAAGAAGAGAGAAGTTTCCCTCTCTCTTAGTTAACCATTACAGAAAGCTTGTACCGTATCCCATTGGCGATGTGCCAAAGTATGACGCTAAGCTTTGACCGATATCAGCGAAGGTATCACGACAGCCTAGAGAGCCTGCTGGAACCTTGTTACCGTAAACAATCACAGGGATATGTTCACGAGTATGGTCTGAACCCGGCCATGTTGGGTCACAACCGTGGTCTGCAGTTAGGATAAGCACGTCATCTTCTTTCATCATATCGATGATTTCATTGATGCGGCCATCAAAGTACTCAAGCGCAGCTGCGTAACCTGCAACATCACGACGGTGGCCGTATGCTGAGTCGAAATCAACGAAGTTAGTGAACACGATAGTGTTGTCGCCCGCTTCAGTGATCGCTTCTTTGGTTGCTTCAAATAGCGCTGGAATACCTGTTGCTTTGGTTTTCTGAGTGATACCACAACCTGCGTAGATGTCAGAGATTTTACCGATTGAGTGAACGTTGCCGCCCTTCTCATCAACCAATTTCTGAAGTACCGTCGCCGCTGGTGGCTCAACAGAAAGGTCACGACGGTTACCAGTACGTTCGAATTGACCTTTACCAGCACCAATAAACGGACGAGCGATAACACGACCAATGTTGTAGTCAGCTAGCTCTTCACGAGCAATTTGACAAAGATCTAATAGGTTTTGTAGACCGAATGTCTCTTCATGACATGCGATCTGGAAAACAGAGTCTGCAGAAGTGTAGAAGATTGGCAGGCCAGTCTTCATGTGTTCTCCACCTAGATTGTCTAGGATTTCTGTACCCGATGAGTGGCAGTTACCTAAGAAGTCAGATAGACCAGCACGCTCAAGGATGCGATCAGTCAGTTCTTTTGGAAAGCTGTTCTCTTTGTCGGTGAAGTAGCCCCAGTCAAACAATACCGGTACACCTGCGATCTCCCAGTGACCTGATGGCGTGTCTTTACCAGAAGACAGCTCAGCAGCATGACCGTAAGCGCCAATGATCTCAGCGTCTGCGTCCATACCTGGAGCAAAGCGACCTGTCGACTCTTTGTGAGCCATAGCTAAACCAAGCTTAGACAGGTTTGGCAGCGTTAGTGGACCTTTACGATCCGCGTTGTCTGCAAGGCCTTGATCACAATGGTCAGCAATGTGACCCATTGTATCCGAACCTACATCGCCGAATGTGTCAGCATCCGCTGTTTCACCGATACCGAATGAATCTAAAACTAAAATAAATGCTCTTTTCATTTTCTTCACCAACTTATTGCTCTTTGCACCAGAACTCTGTTTATCGGTATACACGAGGTATACCGATACCTGTTATTTACACGTCTTCAGAACGAATCTGACGGTAAACATCTGGCGTTGCTGTATATTCTCCGCCCACAGTGATTGCATTTTGTAATGCCGTCGCAGCTTCTTGCCACTGTTGTTCATTGCGAGCATGAATCATTGCTAATGGTTTATCGTCGCTTGCTACTTCGCCAAGGCGAATGAAGCTATCAAAACCGACTGCGTAATCAATGCTGTCTGTTGCTACGCGGCGACCACCGCCCATACCAACGACAGCCATACCAATTGCACGCGTATCCATCGCTGATACTACACCGCTTTCGAGTGCGTACACTGGTTTAACAATTTCTGCTTTTTCTAGATAGTTATCGTAGTTCGTTACGAAATCCACTGGACCACCAAGGCCCGCTACCATCTTACCGAAGCACTCTGCTGCTTTACCGTTATCCAGTACTGCCATCAGTTTTTCACGCGCTTCATCTGAATCTTTTGCTAGGTTACCCAGCACCAACATTTCCGCACACGACGCTAGCGTTATTTCCAACAAACGTGGATTACGGTATTCGCCTGTTAGGAATTGAACCGCTTCACGGACTTCAACTGCGTTACCCGCTGAAGAAGCCAGAACTTGGTTCATGTCCGTTAGGATTGCTGTTGTTTTAGTGCCTGCACCGTTTGCTACTGCAACGATAGATTTTGCTAACTCTTCAGATGCTTCATACGTTGGCATGAATGCGCCTGAACCGACTTTTACGTCCATTACTAGAGAATCAAGACCAGCGGCCAGTTTCTTAGATAGGATTGAAGCGGTGATCAGTGAGATGTTGTCTACTGTTGCTGTGATATCACGAGTCGCATAAACACGCTTATCAGCCGGTGCTAGATCGCCGGTTTGGCCGATGATCGCCACGCCAGCTTCTTTGGTTACGGCACCAAACACATCGTTGGTTGGTGTAATGTTGTAACCAGGGATAGATTCTAGCTTGTCTAGCGTACCGCCAGTGTGGCCTAAACCACGACCAGAGATCATTGGAACGAAACCGCCACATGCAGCCACCATAGGGCCAAGCATCAAAGAAGTTACGTCGCCAACACCACCAGTAGAGTGTTTATCAACGATTGGGCCATCAAAGTTCATGTGGCTCCAGTCAATCACCATGCCTGAATCACGCATTGCACACGTTAGTGCGATACGTTCTGGCATCGTCATTTCATTAAAAAAGATAGCCATTGCGAATGCGGCAATTTGGCCTTCAGAAACCGTGTTTTTAGCGACACCTTGGATGAAAAAGTTAATTTCTTCTGTGGTCAGTACTTCGTTATCACGTTTTCTGCGAATAATTTCTTGAGGTAGATACATTAGTGCCTCCCAAACTCTAGTGAGTATGGTGTGTAGGGAAAGAGGTAATATGGAGTGACTTAACGCCACTCCATCAAACAGACTTAATTTTTATATACCCGAATGGGTAAATTAGTATGCTGCTGGATCAGCAGTCTGGTCTGTCACTTCTAATGTATTAAGAAGGTTAGTCAGTAGGCTTGAAGCACCAAAACGGTAGTGCATGTTGTCTGCCCACTCAGCGCCTAGTAGCTCATCAGCCATTGCTAGGTAAGCTTGAGCATCTTCAGCTGTACGTACGCCACCAGCTGGTTTGAAACCAACAGTTTTAGCCACGCCCATGTCACGAATAACTTCAAGCATCATGCGCGCGAACTCAGGAGTCGCGTTTACTGGCACTTTACCTGTTGAAGTTTTGATGAAGTCTGCACCTGCTTCGATACAGATCTGAGAAGCTTTTTTGATCAGTGCTTCTTCTTTTAGCTCACCAGTTTCGATGATCACTTTAAGCGTGATGTCACCACAAGCGGCTTTACATTGCTTAACTAGCTCAAAGCCAACTTCTTCGTTGCCAGCAATAAGAGCACGGTATGGGAATACTACGTCAACTTCGTCTGCGCCGTACGCTACCGCTGCTTTCGTTTCTGCAACAGCAATTTCGATGTCGTCATTACCATGAGGGAAGTTAGTTACAGTCGCGATGCGTACTTCTGGAGTACCTTGCTCACGCAACGCCTTCTTAGCGGCTGGGATGAAGCGAGGGTAAATACAGATTGCAGCGGTGTTACCAACTGCAGTCTTCGCGTCATGACAAAGCGCCACTACTTTTTCAGTAGTATCGTCATCATTTAGCGTCGTTAGGTCCATAAGTTTAAGTGCACGTAGAGCTGCTGCTTTTAAATCGCTCATTTCTATCTCCGATCAATATATTCAAATAGTTAACTACTTCGCCACCCATCCAGTATAGATGGATATTTTAGTAATGCTCAGTAGTCACAAATGAACGGACTTGGTTCCCTGAAGACTTGATAACTTTCGCTATCAATTGCAATCCTTGTCACCGCACAGTACCAGTTTGGTCTATGGCACAACAAATCAGTCATGTTGTGTCTAACATCTATAGCGTATCGCTAAGTTTGGCTTAATCCCAGAAGAATAACCTTTAGATAAATCCAAGCAGTTACTTTCTTGCCAACAAGAGACATCCTGTCCCTTAAGCTTATACATTATAGGTATCCATCAATAAATTGTAGTGCTCCTTAGAACGCAAACGGTTTGTATCTCAAAAAAACATTCTAGACCCATTTTCGACTCCAAGCATTCACTCATGCTAATGCTCAAAATCACTAGGCCCAAAAACAAAAAAGCCCCGCAGCAATTTCTTGCTACGGGGCGATATTATTATGGCGTCTATATATCGATTTCTAACTGATTAGAAAGACAGGAAGAAGCCAGCAATTGTTGCTGCCATCAGGTTAGATAGAGTACCAGCCACAACCGCTTTAACACCCATACGTGCGATGTCGTGACGACGGTTTGGAGCAATACCACCTAGACCACCTAGAAGAATCGCAATTGAAGAAAGGTTTGCGAAACCACATAGAGCGAACGAGATAATTGCTTGAGTCTTAACAGACATTACTTGACCAGTCGCTTCAACGATTTGAGCGTTGTCACCGATGTATGGTACGAAGTTTAGGTATGCAACGAATTCGTTAACAACTGTCTTCTGACCAATGAAAGAACCAGCAATAGTTGCTTCTTCCCATGGAACACCAATGATGAATGCTAACGGTGCAAAGATCCAACCTAGAAGAAGTTCTAGAGTTAGGTTTTCCATACCGAACCAACCACCGATGCCACCTAGGATACCGTTGATAAGAGCGATTAGACCGATGAATGCTAGTAGCATTGCACCAACGTTAAGTGCTAGTTGTAGACCAACTGAAGCACCGCCAGCAGCTGCATCGATAACGTTAGCAGGCTTGTCGTCGCCACCGTCGATGTCTGAACCTAGGTTCTCGTCAACTTCATCAGTTTCAGGCTTGATGATTTTAGCGAATAGTAGACCACCAGGTGCTGCCATGAATGACGCTGCTACAAGGTACTCTAGAGGAACACCCATAGATGCGTAACCCGCTAGTACACCACCAGCAACAGATGCTAAACCACCACACATTACTGCGAATAGTTCAGAGTTAGTCATTTTAGGAACAAATGGACGAACTACTAAAGGTGCTTCAGTTTGACCAACGAAAATATTTGCTGCTGCAGACATTGACTCGGCGCGAGAAGTACCTAGAGCTTTCTGAAGACCACCACCAAGAACCTTGATTACAACTTGCATCGCACCAATGTAGTAAAGTACAGAGATAAGAGCAGAGAAGAAGATTAGTGTTGGTAGAACTTGGAATGCAAAGATGAAACCGATACCGTCAACTGAGAAGTTAACAAGGCTACCAAATAGGAAGCCAGTACCATCTTTACCGTAGTCGATCACGTTTGCTAC is a window from the Vibrio splendidus genome containing:
- the deoC gene encoding deoxyribose-phosphate aldolase, which codes for MSDLKAAALRALKLMDLTTLNDDDTTEKVVALCHDAKTAVGNTAAICIYPRFIPAAKKALREQGTPEVRIATVTNFPHGNDDIEIAVAETKAAVAYGADEVDVVFPYRALIAGNEEVGFELVKQCKAACGDITLKVIIETGELKEEALIKKASQICIEAGADFIKTSTGKVPVNATPEFARMMLEVIRDMGVAKTVGFKPAGGVRTAEDAQAYLAMADELLGAEWADNMHYRFGASSLLTNLLNTLEVTDQTADPAAY
- the deoA gene encoding thymidine phosphorylase — encoded protein: MYLPQEIIRRKRDNEVLTTEEINFFIQGVAKNTVSEGQIAAFAMAIFFNEMTMPERIALTCAMRDSGMVIDWSHMNFDGPIVDKHSTGGVGDVTSLMLGPMVAACGGFVPMISGRGLGHTGGTLDKLESIPGYNITPTNDVFGAVTKEAGVAIIGQTGDLAPADKRVYATRDITATVDNISLITASILSKKLAAGLDSLVMDVKVGSGAFMPTYEASEELAKSIVAVANGAGTKTTAILTDMNQVLASSAGNAVEVREAVQFLTGEYRNPRLLEITLASCAEMLVLGNLAKDSDEAREKLMAVLDNGKAAECFGKMVAGLGGPVDFVTNYDNYLEKAEIVKPVYALESGVVSAMDTRAIGMAVVGMGGGRRVATDSIDYAVGFDSFIRLGEVASDDKPLAMIHARNEQQWQEAATALQNAITVGGEYTATPDVYRQIRSEDV
- a CDS encoding phosphopentomutase; amino-acid sequence: MKRAFILVLDSFGIGETADADTFGDVGSDTMGHIADHCDQGLADNADRKGPLTLPNLSKLGLAMAHKESTGRFAPGMDADAEIIGAYGHAAELSSGKDTPSGHWEIAGVPVLFDWGYFTDKENSFPKELTDRILERAGLSDFLGNCHSSGTEILDNLGGEHMKTGLPIFYTSADSVFQIACHEETFGLQNLLDLCQIAREELADYNIGRVIARPFIGAGKGQFERTGNRRDLSVEPPAATVLQKLVDEKGGNVHSIGKISDIYAGCGITQKTKATGIPALFEATKEAITEAGDNTIVFTNFVDFDSAYGHRRDVAGYAAALEYFDGRINEIIDMMKEDDVLILTADHGCDPTWPGSDHTREHIPVIVYGNKVPAGSLGCRDTFADIGQSLASYFGTSPMGYGTSFL
- a CDS encoding NupC/NupG family nucleoside CNT transporter, which gives rise to MSLFMSLVGMVALIAIAVLLSDNRKAINIRTVGGAFAIQFALGAFVLYIPWGRDLLAGFSAGVANVIDYGKDGTGFLFGSLVNFSVDGIGFIFAFQVLPTLIFFSALISVLYYIGAMQVVIKVLGGGLQKALGTSRAESMSAAANIFVGQTEAPLVVRPFVPKMTNSELFAVMCGGLASVAGGVLAGYASMGVPLEYLVAASFMAAPGGLLFAKIIKPETDEVDENLGSDIDGGDDKPANVIDAAAGGASVGLQLALNVGAMLLAFIGLIALINGILGGIGGWFGMENLTLELLLGWIFAPLAFIIGVPWEEATIAGSFIGQKTVVNEFVAYLNFVPYIGDNAQIVEATGQVMSVKTQAIISFALCGFANLSSIAILLGGLGGIAPNRRHDIARMGVKAVVAGTLSNLMAATIAGFFLSF